From one bacterium genomic stretch:
- a CDS encoding S8 family serine peptidase, with protein MNRAGRFVKFLILILTVVLYSFSFAQDLKNIMSPSLRHKLQMLKADDTQGIYKNNSDKEFINIFINTEHPERLSQNGIRISTAAGNIATARISISQLKLLSQIPGIESVDAAAMCNPMLDISIKDIGVDKLHSGVSGTSYTGKNVIIGIADYGIDWTNRDFITNDNKSRILFIWDQTDKAGPAPSAGYGTEFTNSQINDALANHYLNIGGKDYSGHGTHVAGIAAGNGRAAGNSMDDSVYVGMAPEADLIIVKLADNGIVPSSNICDAASYIFEKARQLGKPAVVNISFGTQRGPHNGTSDYEKYMDNLLSGEKGRAIVVAAGNDGQRPIHFTGELSNGEPSPTLDDSAVVEFSVDCISENVEDYVSFDIWSIDYTALQIKVTTPKGEVVGPVKDQGDYKFDTDSGTVYLTIGKPSETSSDVEMLLTISDSRTQNGFVDNLYQGKWKLTFYGNAGQFHGWLYDTSVSAHISDNYSNDYLVAEPGNSMFTIAVGAYVSRTEWPSLFSDPWGPGDITAGDICHFSSPGPSLSEFWQKPTITAPGEYIVSSLSSFVHYSPDYHYIATDSVHYAMRGTSMAAPHVTGAIALFFEKNPNLSASQVKSAIIYGAQNDVLQGEYWDPVWGFGKFDAFKSMQGIRMQVIDENSRIIPEKFTVSNAFPNPFNSTSNIIVKIPENGVKFPVNMYFSVYSIRGRKVFSSFKKISTSGETRIVWNTSENLNSIPPSGIYIYKVSIKNQIITGKMLLIK; from the coding sequence AAGAATTTATAAATATTTTTATTAATACAGAACATCCTGAAAGATTGTCCCAAAACGGCATTCGTATAAGTACTGCTGCAGGGAATATTGCTACTGCAAGAATATCAATATCCCAGCTTAAATTATTATCACAGATTCCCGGAATAGAATCCGTTGATGCTGCTGCAATGTGCAATCCCATGCTGGATATCAGCATAAAGGATATTGGAGTTGACAAACTTCACAGCGGGGTTTCAGGCACTTCATACACAGGTAAAAATGTAATAATCGGAATTGCAGATTATGGTATTGACTGGACTAATAGAGATTTTATTACAAATGATAACAAATCCAGAATTTTATTTATCTGGGACCAGACTGATAAAGCCGGGCCGGCCCCTTCTGCAGGTTACGGAACTGAATTTACAAATTCACAAATTAATGATGCATTGGCAAATCATTATCTGAATATAGGAGGCAAAGATTATTCCGGCCATGGTACTCATGTTGCAGGAATCGCAGCAGGGAATGGAAGGGCTGCAGGGAACTCCATGGATGACAGTGTATATGTGGGCATGGCACCTGAAGCAGATTTGATTATTGTAAAACTCGCAGACAATGGTATTGTACCTTCCTCAAATATCTGTGATGCAGCTTCATACATTTTTGAAAAAGCCAGGCAGCTTGGCAAACCTGCTGTCGTAAATATCAGTTTCGGGACTCAGAGAGGTCCTCACAATGGTACAAGTGATTATGAAAAGTATATGGATAATTTGCTTTCAGGGGAAAAAGGAAGGGCAATAGTTGTTGCTGCAGGGAATGACGGCCAGAGACCGATTCACTTTACCGGAGAACTTTCTAATGGAGAACCTTCACCAACGTTAGATGACAGCGCTGTTGTTGAGTTTTCAGTTGACTGCATCAGCGAAAACGTAGAAGATTATGTGTCATTTGATATATGGTCAATAGATTATACTGCTCTGCAGATAAAAGTAACAACCCCCAAAGGGGAAGTTGTGGGCCCTGTAAAGGATCAGGGAGATTATAAATTTGATACAGATTCCGGGACAGTATATCTGACAATAGGAAAACCATCGGAAACTTCTTCTGATGTGGAGATGCTTCTGACAATTTCCGATTCCCGTACGCAAAACGGATTTGTTGATAATTTGTATCAAGGAAAGTGGAAATTGACCTTTTACGGCAATGCAGGTCAATTCCACGGGTGGCTTTATGATACATCCGTTTCAGCGCATATATCGGACAATTATTCAAATGATTATCTTGTTGCAGAGCCTGGAAACAGCATGTTTACAATAGCAGTCGGAGCATATGTTTCACGTACAGAATGGCCAAGCCTTTTTAGCGATCCATGGGGGCCCGGAGATATAACAGCAGGTGATATATGTCATTTTTCCAGTCCCGGGCCGAGTCTCTCAGAGTTTTGGCAAAAACCGACAATTACAGCTCCGGGAGAGTACATTGTTTCATCTCTGTCTTCATTTGTCCATTACAGCCCTGATTATCATTATATTGCAACAGACAGTGTGCATTATGCCATGAGAGGAACAAGTATGGCTGCTCCGCATGTGACAGGAGCAATAGCACTATTTTTTGAAAAGAATCCGAATCTTTCAGCCTCACAGGTAAAAAGTGCAATCATATATGGAGCGCAGAACGATGTTCTTCAAGGTGAATACTGGGATCCGGTGTGGGGATTCGGTAAGTTTGACGCATTTAAATCTATGCAGGGGATTCGGATGCAAGTTATAGATGAAAATAGCAGAATTATTCCTGAAAAGTTTACAGTTTCAAATGCATTTCCCAATCCTTTTAACAGTACATCAAACATAATAGTAAAAATTCCTGAAAACGGAGTAAAATTCCCGGTTAATATGTATTTCAGTGTTTATTCAATAAGAGGAAGAAAAGTATTTTCCAGCTTTAAAAAAATCAGCACAAGCGGGGAAACAAGGATTGTATGGAATACATCTGAAAATTTAAACAGTATTCCGCCTTCAGGAATTTATATTTATAAGGTTTCAATTAAAAATCAAATTATTACAGGTAAAATGCTGCTGATAAAATGA